In Caulobacter segnis ATCC 21756, the sequence CAGCTTGGCGGACGGCGGGACCGCGCCGGTTGGGCGGCCGGGGATCTTCTCCGGCGTCGCGATCTCGCCCGACGGCCAGTACCTGCTGACCACGCGGCTGAAGCGCCCCTACAGCTATCTCGTGCCAGCGAGCCTTTTCGCGACCGAGATCGCCGTCTCGACGATCGACGGGCGACCCGTGAAGACCCTGGCCGATCGGCCCCTGGCCGACACCCTGCCGCCGGCCTTCGATGCGACGTCCCCGGGGCCGCGCGCGGTCGAGTGGCGCGCCGACGCCCCGGCGACCCTGGTCTGGGCCGAGGCCCAGGACGGCGGCGATCCGCGCAAGAAGGTGGCCGTGCACGACAGCGTCTTCATGCTGGCCGCGCCCTTCTCGGCCGCGCCGACCAAGCTGATCGACCTCGACCAGCGTTATCGAGGGATCACGTGGGGCAGGAGCGACTTCGCCCTGCTGGCCAGCCGCTGGTGGCAGACCCGCAACGAGAAGCGCATCGCCATCGATCCCAGCAAGCCGGGCGCCGGGCGTGTGCTGATCCAGCGCAACTACCAGGACCGCTATAACGACCCGGGCCGCCCCGTGACCCGTCGTGACGCGCGCGGCGAGGACCTCCTGCACTTCACGCCGGATGGCAAGGCGGTGTTCGTGTTCGGCGACGGCGCCTCGGCCAAGGGCGAATTCCCGTTCGTGGGCCGCCTCTCGCTGGCCGACGGCAAGACGACCAAGCTCTGGCAGGCCGAAGCGCCATACTACGAAGCGCCGGTCGGCTTGGCGGACGAGGCGGGCAAGACGGTGATCACCCGCCGCGAAAGCGCCAAGGACGCGCCGAACTACTTTGTCCACGCCGTCGCCAAGGGCGCGAAGGCCAAGCCCCTGACCAGCTTCCCCGACCGCGCCCCGCAGTTCGCGGGGGTCTCCAAGCAGACCATCACCTACCAGCGCGCCGACGGCGTGACCCTGTCGGGCGTGCTCTATCTGCCGGCCGGCTATGACAAGGCCAAGGACGGCCCGCTGCCTCTGCTGATGTGGGCGTATCCGGCCGAGTTCACCGACGCGGCCATCGCCGGCCAGACGGTGGACGAGGGCAACCGCTTCACCCGTCCGGGCGGCGCCAGCCACCTGTTCCTGCTGACCCAGGGCTACGCCATCCTCGACAACCCGGCCTTCCCCATCATCGGCCGCAACGGCGCCGAGCCGAACGACACCTATGTCGAGCAACTGGTCGCCGACGCCCAGGCCGCCGTGGACGCGGTGGTGGCCATGGGGGTGGCCGATCGTGATCGGATCGCGGTGGGCGGCCACAGCTACGGCGCGTTCATGACCGCCAATCTGCTGGCCCATACGCGCCTGTTCCGCGCCGGCATCGCCCGCTCGGGCGCCTACAACCGCACCCTGACGCCTTTCGGTTTCCAGGCCGAGCAGCGCACCTACTGGGAGGCGACCGACACCTACACGAAGATGAGCCCGTTCACCTATGCGCCGAACGTCAAGGATCCGATCCTGCTGATCCACGGCGAGGCGGACGACAACTCCGGCACCTTCCCGGTCCAGAGCGAGCGCTTCTACGCCGCGCTGAAAGGCGCGGGCGCGACCGTGCGCTACGTGACCCTGCCCAACGAGGCGCACGGCTATCGCGCGCTGGAGTCGACCAAGCACACGCTCTGGGAAATGGTCGAGTGGATGAACCGGTACGTGAAGAACGCTCCTAAGCGCGACGGCCAGTAGAGCGCTCGATCGTCACGATCGGGTGGCCGGCCCGTTGAAGGCCCCCCCTGGGCGCCGGTCCCCCGGGGGGTGGCTCCGCGCCAATATGCCGCGCCGTTTCAGGGGCTTAACGTTGTGTGAGCCGATCGCACCGTTTCATCGCTGATGGCAAGGTTGTGGATCGGGAGACACCACCATGAGCCGAACGACCGCGCATCGCGCTTTCCGGCGG encodes:
- a CDS encoding S9 family peptidase; its protein translation is MMHASFPRRAMALVASAAFMALSAGAVLAADGYQTPPAPIAQILDSPQTPGVAVSPDRKVLAQLGRENLPSIAAVSEPILRLGGYRINPRTNGPIEARANWLNSLAFEDVATGKVRPVSLPAGARFIAPSWSPDGSKLAFVLDAKSGLELWVADVKAATARKVTEARVNAALAVATPGGVTGVYDWLPDGSGLLAPMTVADRGAPPAADVTPNGPTIQESKGRTAAIRTYQDLLSNAHDEALFDYYFTSQLTRVSLADGGTAPVGRPGIFSGVAISPDGQYLLTTRLKRPYSYLVPASLFATEIAVSTIDGRPVKTLADRPLADTLPPAFDATSPGPRAVEWRADAPATLVWAEAQDGGDPRKKVAVHDSVFMLAAPFSAAPTKLIDLDQRYRGITWGRSDFALLASRWWQTRNEKRIAIDPSKPGAGRVLIQRNYQDRYNDPGRPVTRRDARGEDLLHFTPDGKAVFVFGDGASAKGEFPFVGRLSLADGKTTKLWQAEAPYYEAPVGLADEAGKTVITRRESAKDAPNYFVHAVAKGAKAKPLTSFPDRAPQFAGVSKQTITYQRADGVTLSGVLYLPAGYDKAKDGPLPLLMWAYPAEFTDAAIAGQTVDEGNRFTRPGGASHLFLLTQGYAILDNPAFPIIGRNGAEPNDTYVEQLVADAQAAVDAVVAMGVADRDRIAVGGHSYGAFMTANLLAHTRLFRAGIARSGAYNRTLTPFGFQAEQRTYWEATDTYTKMSPFTYAPNVKDPILLIHGEADDNSGTFPVQSERFYAALKGAGATVRYVTLPNEAHGYRALESTKHTLWEMVEWMNRYVKNAPKRDGQ